Below is a genomic region from Ammonifex degensii KC4.
AGATTGGCTCCTAAGGCCAGGAAGATGATCGTATCTTCTATCACAGAATGGGTTAACCCTAAAAAAAGGTTGAGCAGTAAAACTTCTCGGTGATGTAATTTGGCTTTCCGGACCTCTTCAATAATTATACCCGCACTGTAGGTCAGTCCAAAAATAACCCCCACGAGCAGAGGGAAAGCAGTCGACTCTGACATTCCAAACCAGGACAGCCTATGCCCCAATTTTTTGGAAAACTGCTGCCAAAAGGGTAGCTCCTGCAAAACCTCAAGCACAATCATCAAGGGGAAAATGATGGTTCCCATAATTAAGACGTTATGTAGTGCGCCTTTTAGGACGTCTCCGGCCACAGAGACCCAATCCAACCTGTATCTCCCTCCCTCTACTCTACAAGACCAGGTTCAATAGTAAGCCAACTCCCAGAGCTGTCGCTAGCCGGAAGCTCCCCATTAACAGGGGGTTAACTCCTATCTGAGCTGAAATGGCCGATTCTGTAGGTAAGTTATGAGAGAGGAGTAGCATTATACCCAAAATAGTCACTTCCCGTGCAGAAAGAGAAAGAGAGGCAATCACCCCCACTGCCGCATAAATGTTTAGAACGTTGCCCATCACCAGGGCAAGAGCTGCTTCTCCGGGGAGACCGAAATTATGCATAAGCGGTGAACAGAGGCTAGCGAGCCAAGATAAAAAAGGTGTATGCTTTAATAAGGTGACCGTTACGTAGATAGGTACCGTTACTTTAACAAGCTTCCAGGTAGTGATAGCCCCCTTACATAGCCCCCGGCAAAATACTTTCCTGCCGTCCATGGTTTTTTTCATCTTTTGGTGCCCCCCCGAACTATCATCTTGGCTAGCAGTAAAGCAGGGCCTATTTTTTTAGCCGAACCTGAAGGTAAGAGGAAAAGAAGGATGATTTCAGTATATGTACCAACGCAAGTTTTTATTCCCTTCTGCAAATGTTGTGCCAACGTATCATCGAGTTTCCCTAAAAAAGAATTATCCACTAGTTGGCCAGCCTTAACCTGGCTCGTAGCTACCACCACCAATTCCTGCTCTTTGACTGCTGGATTTAGTAGCTCTATCCCGTTATATTTGCCTTCACACTTCTACAGCAGTATCTATGAAAGCATATAAGGACCACCCCCGGGAGCTCTGTGGCTACGTAACTACACCTGGCGGTGGTCCTAGCGCGTGTGGCATGGTGTTCTTAGACACCTTAAGTGACTTGATTTCCGCTAAACTTGTGTAGCACAAGTGCCGCTACTGTGTTTCCGAACACATTAATAGCTGTTCTCCCCATATCCATAAGCCTGTCTACACCAGCTAGGATAGCAATTCCTTCTATGGGGAGCCCTAAGGTAGTCAGCACGGTCGCTATTACTACTAATGCTGCTGCAGGAATCCCTGCGCCGCCTTTGTTAGCGATTAGCGTGGTTAGTAATATTGTTAATATTGTAGGCGTATCCAAGTGAAGTCCATATGCTTCTACTAGGAAACATACTGCTAGCGATTGATACAGAGCTGCCCCGTCGAGGTTAAAGCTATACCCTAGCGGCAACACAAAAGATACTATCCTGTCGGGAATGCCATGTTTTTCCAGTATTTCCATACGTCTGGGCAACGTTATCTCCGAGGAGGCTGTTGTAAATGCTAGTAGTAATGGTTCTAGGATTCTCTTAGTAGTCGCGAAAGGATTCTGCCCTAGCATGGATACTATTATCCAAAATAGGACCATAACAATAAGTACCCCAAGGTACATCACGCCAACCAACTTAAACAATCCCAAGATCACGCTTCCTCTCTGCGTGGCAAAGATCCAGGCCATAATTGCGGCTACTGCTATTGGTGCAGTTGTAATGATTCCTCCGGTTAACTTGAACATTGCGTTTAAGATACCTTCGAGTAAATTAGTTATGTATCTCGATTTCTCTCCAATCGCAGCTAGCGATAGTCCGAAACATATAGCAAAGAATAAGGTAGGAAGCATTTTTTGATTCGCCATAGCAGCTATCACATTGTCCGGTATTATATCTAACAAAAACTTTACCCAATCTATAGAGGTGGCCAGGTTCTCGGGGAGCTTTCCTGTCGGTTGTAGTGCGGCGCCTGCTGCAGGGTGGAAAATTGCATTAAGTCCGATACCTAGGGCAACACAAATGCTGGTCGCAAGGTAGAACCATGCGAACGCTAAGATTCCCAGTCGACCAAGTTGTTTTATGTCGTTACCCATCTTGTAGACGCCTAACGTCACTGCCGAGAAGACCAAAGGAATCACTATCATCTTTATTGCTTTGATGAAGGCAGTACCTACCGGCTGAAGAGTTGCTCCAAACTTCGGCCAGATTGCCCCTATCGCAATGCCTACCACCATGCCTACCAGAAGTTGTGCCCATAGCGGTACTCTCTTCCTGTTTGCGCCATTTTTTGTGTCCTTACCCATAACCCTTCCCCCTTCGCAATTTTTTTTGAGAGATTATACAAATTTTTTGTATAATGCGCAAGAGAAAATTGGCCCGAGGACAAAAAATGTGGTTGAAGGAGCCTCGCTTGTAGCAGGTACGGGTGCAACAGGAGTACCGCTTAGAGTTCTTCAGGCCACCAAAACGGCACCAAAGAAACATTAAAGGCTTCCGGGGTTTTGCCGGAAGCCTTGATTTTCCTGGTGGGCGGAGCTGGAATCGAACCAGCGACCTTCTGCGCGTCAAGCAGACGTTCTCCCACTGAACTATCCGCCCTCGCTGCCTCCATTATCGCACATCGTCTTTTATCTGTCAAGTTGGCCGGGGCTTGGTCATATAGAATCAGCAGAAGTCGGGGAAGGTGGTGGAGGGGTGCGTCCGGCCACCGCCAGAGCTCTAGCAGGTTCCTTGCTCGTTGTTTTTTTTGTCATCATGATCACCCACCCCGCTGCCGTGTACCGGGGAGCACTAAGAGGCCTTAGTATCTGGTGGGAGGTGGTTTTCCCTTCACTGCTCCCCTTCTTCATTACCACCGAGCTCCTTCTGGCTTTTGGGGTGATCCACTTCCTGGGATCGCTGCTCGAACCTTTAACTTTTCGCCTTTTCCGCCTGCCGGGGACGGCAGCCTTCGTACTGGCGGTGGGCTTCACTTCGGGCTACCCCATGGGAGCGGCAGCGGCGGCCAGACTTAAAAGTCAGGGTCTTTTGACCGCTGCGGAAGCAGCGCGCTTGGCCGCCTTCGCCAACAACTCCAGCCCCCTTTTTATTCTGGTGGCAGTTGCCGTGGGAATTTATCGCCTGCCAGAGATGGGGCCTTTCTTGGCGCTGGTGCACTACGGCAGCAATTTGCTGGTGGGACTGACTTTCCGCTTCTTCTCCCCTGCCGGACGCCCTTTTCTTCCCCGTTCTCGCTACTCACTGGCCGAGGGGCGGAAGCTTGCTCCTTTAGGGCAAACGCTGGGCGAAGCTATGCGACAGGCGGTGAATAATCTTCTGGTGATTGCGGGATTCATCGGTCTTTTTGGCGTGCTATGGGAGCTTCTAAAGGATATAAGCGACTGGCAAGGAGGTACTTCACTCCTCTTCGGGGCGGGAGCAGGCTTTCTGGAGGTGACGCTGGGTATTAAAGGAGTAGCCGAGACGGCCCTTCCCTTAAAAACAAAGGTATGGCTTACGGAGGTCTGGCTTGCCTGGCAGGGACTGAGCGTCATAGTCCAGGTCTGGAGCTTTTTGAGTCAGGCTGGAGTCTCTCTCCTCCCTTTTTTGGGGGGGAGGATCTTGCAGATCGTCTACGCTTCCATTCTCACCCTTGCCCTTTTCCCCTTCTTTGCCTCCGGCTGGTCGCAAGCTGCTGCCGCGCACTTCACCTTTGTCCCTTCTTTTTCCTGGGTCCTCCTGGGCTCGACTGGTCTTTGCCTGGCAAGCTTTTTATTTTTACTCCTCCTTGCTTTAGTTATTGGCTGCTGCCGTTTCCGGTCCTGAAGGTCTATTTCATGCCGCGGAGCTCAGACCTTCCTTCCTGGATCTCTTTTAGGACCCGGTTGAGCCGCTCTTCCAGCTGGGCCAGTACTTCGTCCGCGTACTCCCTGGCCCTTATCTTTATCTCCCGCGCTATCTCTTCAGCCTTGCCTACTACCGCTTCGGCCCGCTCTTTGGCCTGGCGCACGATCTCGCTTTCCTCGGCGCGGCGGGCTATCTCTTCCTGGGCGGCAGAGATTATCCGCTCGGCTTCCTTGCGGGCGTCTTCCAGCACCTTTTCGCGTTCCTCAACCAGCCATTTGGCCCTGCGCAGTTCTTCCGGCAGGATGCTTCGCAGCTTGTCTAAGAGGTCAAGCACTTTATCTTCGTCCACGATCACTTTTCTGGTCAGTGGTATGCGGCTGGACTGCGCAATAAGTTCCTCCAGTTCGTTGAGCAAATCCAGAAATTCCAAGGTATTACTCCTCCCCCAGCCTTTTTATTTCCCGAAACTTGGCCCTAAGACGGGCTTCCACCGGCGGCGGCACCATGTCCTTGAGGCATCCGCCGTAGTAGGCCACCTCTTTCACGGCGCTGGAGCTTATGAAGGAATACTTGGCCTCGGTCATCAAAAAAAGGGTTTCGATTTCAGGAGCCAGCTTTTTGTTGGTGAGGGCCATGACGAACTCGTTTTCGAAGTCGGATATAGCTCTGAGCCCCCGGATTATGGCGCAGGCTCCCTGACGGCGGGCGTACTCCACCGTGAGGCCGCGGTAGGCGTCGATGCGCACCTTGGGCAGGTCTTTTAAGACCTCGTGTAGCATTTCCAGCCTTTCTTCTAAGCTGAAAAGCGCTTTCTTTTGCGGGTTTTCGGCAATGGCCACGATCAACGTATCAAAAAGCTGGCAGGCGCGCTTTATGATGTCCAGATGGCCGTTGGTTATAGGGTCGAAGCTTCCCGGATAGACCGCTACTCGCAAACCTTCTCCTCCTCCAGGGCATAAAAAGATAAAGCGGTATCGCCGTAGCGCTCGCGGCGCTTGAGCACCAGCCGGAGCACTTTGTCCGGAGGCAGCTCGCGGGCCGAGCTCTCCACCACGACTAGGCCCTCTGTTTTCAGCAGATCGAGTTCGGCAAGTAGCTGCAGCACCTTCTTCTCGTATCCCTTTTGGTAGGGGGGATCGATGTAGACCAGGTCGAAGCGCTCTTTTTTGCGGGCCAGGTAGGGAAGAAGAGAGAGGACGTCACGGCCGTAAACCCGCGCTCTATTAGACAAGCCGGTACGCTCAAGGTTTTCCCGGATGAGCTTCACTGCTCGCGGGTCCCGCTCTACAAAAACGGCGAACTTGGCCCCCCGGCTGAGGGCTTCAATACCCACACCTCCCGTCCCGGCGAAGAGATCGAGGAACCGGGACCCGGGAACCTGGCTGGCCAGGATGTTAAAAAGGGCTTCCTTCACCCTTTCTGAGGTGGGTCTGAGATCTTTCCCTTTCAGGGTGGCCAGCCGACAGCGCTTGGCTTCCCCACCGATCACCCGCATGAATATCGCCTCGAAAGTATATTCGGTATTTTGCTCGAACTTAATTATAGCATTCCCGGCATGGCAATTGCGCCACGTTCTTCTACATCTTCATCTCCTATTATTGGGATTGGGAAACTAATTTGGTTGGGCAGAAAAAAGGGAGGATTCCTCTTACCTGTCGCAACTACAAGCATCGCCCGAGACTTGGAGTGCTGCAATAAAGGCTGCAATGTTCTTTGCTGGGACACCAGTTCGCTCGGCCAAGAGCTTCACCAAGGGGTCGGAGACGAGGGAACAGTAGCGGGATAAAGGTGACGACGTGGTAACCTCGGTGACACCTACCAGTTCGTCCAAGGAGACACCGAATAACTGGCTCAGCTTTACCAGCGTCTCTAGGCTAGGTTGCTTCACCCCTCGTTCCCAATTGGCTACAGTGGAGCGCTCTACGCCGACCATCCTGGCTACATCGTCTTGTCGGAGGCCCATCCTCTGACGCAGTTGTTTTAGAGTATCTCCGAACCGAATCATAATAACCGCCCCCAATGGGGTTTTGGTGTTTCTATTAGAAACCTTACTTCCCTTTCGCCCCATTGACAAGTTTCCAAAAGAACACATATAATGTTCCCAGATGGAACATCGAGGTGGCACAAAGGAGGTAGCCGATGCGCAGTAGCCTGCGCAAGGCCCGCCTCAGGGCAGGTCTGACCCAGTCCGAAGTGGCACGGCTGGTTGGTCTCACGCGCGCTTCCTACACAAACATCGAGAGAGGGCATAAAAATCCGTCGGTAGTCACCGCCCTGCGCATCGCCCAGGTACTCAACCGGTCTGTGGAGGAGCTCTTCTCCGATGAGCCCCCCGCGGGCCAGGCTGCAAAGCGTGAGGCGAATACAACGATGGACAAGTATTAGGGCTAGATGCTTTGCCGCCGAGGACAAGTATTGCCATTTCTGATGCAAATTATGCTTCCCTAAAGTGACTTGCCCTGAGCGCATCAGCACGCTGTCGGACGGGCCGTGCAGCAGAACTCTAGGGGAGGTGGTAGCACGAGGAGAGGAAAAACACGTACCCAACGCCTAGAAAATTTTTCAGCAAGGGAGGCGATGATGGGCGTGAGTGTGATGGGTTTAAGCAAATCTGCTAAGCGCACGCGCAAGGTGGTTTCCATCGTTGCCGTGCTCGCCCTGCTCGTGGCGCTTTTGCCGGTAGTCCCGGCGTGGGCGAATGTAGTGTCGAGTAGTGTAAAGGTGACTGCGGAAGATTCCAAAGCTGGAGCGCTTACCAATTATACAGTTGAGTTCCAAATTGATGCGGCATTGAATACCGGCGATGCGATTGCCGTGATTTTCCCGTCTGGCTTCAGCGAGAGCGGGGCTAAGGTAACAGCGGTAAAGGTTGGTAATAGTGACGTTACGGTGGATTTTGACGTACAGCACCCTACCACCGGCATCTGGTATCTGTATAACAAAGGAAGCGCTATTTCAGCATCAACCACAGCACCAGCAACTTTAAGTGTCAGCTTTTCCGGTATCGTCAACCCCACCAAGGCTGGCTCGTATAACATTACCGTCCGCGCGCCATATCCCTCTGACTCCGGCCAAGCTGGCCCTGTGACGATTGATCCTGCGGACCCGGCCAAGCTGGCCATCGATGCTAATGCTCTTGATGAGGATACCTCCAAAGACGGCATTCAGGTGACGGCTGGGTTGAGCAAGAGTGTCACGGTTAAGCTCACCGACCAGTACGGCAATGAAGCTAATGCAACAAGTAGCGTAACGGTCAAGGTGAGCGATACAGCAGGCTTTGAGGGCAATGGCACTATTAACAGCGGCAGCTCCTCTACGACCATATCTTGGAACGTGCCCCAGAAGATCGGCACCTACACCCTCACCGCCGAGGACATAACCGAGAATGTCACCACCAAGATGCAGGCTGCTTCGGTGACGGTGGAGGTAGTGCCGGGTGCTCCGACCAAGGCCGACATCGCCGGCCCGGGATACCTGGACGTGAATCAGGAGGGCACCTACACCATCACCCTGAAGGACCAGTACGACAACGTTGCCAAGGCATCTTCAGACCTGAACTTGACCCTCACTGCCAGTCCTTCTGACGGTGTGACCTTCGATCCGAATCCTGTCACCGTAAAGGCCAATGAGAGCACGGCCACCTTCAAGTTCAAGAGTAGCAAGGCAGGCATGTACACCATTACGGCAAGCGGTGGCGGAATCTCAGCTACCAAGAATGTGGCGGTCGGCGTGACAGTGCTCAACAAGCTCGCCGTGAGCGCCCCGGCGAACGGGGAGGTGGGCATTGCTAGCGAGATTACCATCGAGCTGCGGGACCAGTTCGACAAGCCGTTTGTTGCACCAAACGACTTGACAGTTAGCTTGCGCTCCGACAACACCGGTACTTTCTACGACAAGCCCTCGAACGGGACACCCATTACATCCGCAACCATCCCGAAGGGCCAGAGTAGCGTCAAGGTCTACTACGTGCCCGACACCAATGCAGTGGGTGCCCACAAGCTGACCTTCGAGGTGGATCAGGTCCTGAGCGACGGAACATCCACGGGCGACACGGTGCGTGCTGAGGCCACCATCAACGTGGGCACCGGCGCTGAACTCGGGCTTGTAGTGAGCCTGCCTACCTTCACCGCCGGACAGCGGAGCGAGATTACCATTACCGTTAAGGACGGCCACGGCAACGACGTTCCCGCGGGCCCGAACGGCCGCGTGGTCTACCTGGAGACCGAGAGCCCGACCGGCAAGTTCTACGCTGCAGCGCAGGGCGGCGACCCGATCACCCAGGTGACCATCCCGGCGGGCCAGGCCAGCGTGAAGGTCTACTACGTGGACACCGAGAGCTGGACCAAGAAAGCTATGGCCGACGGTAAGCTTTCGTCCGCAGATGTTTCGGATCCTTGGCCTTACAGCTACACCGTCGCCTTCCGCTCCGAGGGCGTGATTGGCTTCTCCGGAAAGGCTATCGTCGGTCCGGCCGAGGCCAAGGCCATCACCTTGGACATAGCGCGGCAGGACGTGAACGCAGTCCCAGATGAACTCTGGACTCAGATCGGCTCGCAGATCGGCGCCACCGACCTGATCGGTATTGCTAATATGCGCGTTGGAGTGGTCGACCAGTATGGCAACCCGGTGCCGCAGACCACGCTGCTCCGCATCTCGGTGAAGGACGACTCGCCATCGGCGTTCCTCTCGTATGACTACGTGACGCTGGAGGGCGGCGAGTGGGCCGAGGAGTGGCAGGCCGGGCTCGTGGTGACTGCGCCTGGAACCTACAAGGTGACCGCCACCGCGGGCGGGTTGACTGGCGCTGAGAAGCAGGTGACCTTCGAGCAGCCGTCCTTGGAGATCGCAGCTCCGGCTACGGCGCTGCCCGACGACCGCGTACCGGTGACGGTAAGGCTCACCAACCTCTGGGCGTCCGGCCGTGACCTGACGGTGGACCTCGGCACCGGCACGCAGAACAGCGCCTTCTACGCCACGGACCAGACCGCGGATCCCATCACGCAGGCAGTCATCCCTGCATATAGTAGTGAAGTCACCGTCTACCTCGAAAGCGACGATCCGCTGGGCACTGCTGTTGAACTCACGGCTTCTATCGCCGACCTCAACTTGACGGCGAAGGCGACCGTTACCCTTGGCAGAGGCCCGGACGCCGTCATGCTGCTGAGCCGCGGTTGGAACATCGTTTCCACGCCGTGGGTGCTGGAGGACGGCAAGAACACAATTGACAAGATCTTGGCCAATCCAGAGTACGTTGAGCAGGCCTACGGCTTTGCCAACGGGCAGTGGTACCAGGTGACCACCGCGGATCCCGCGACCATGGAGCTCCGGCCGTTGGAGGCGCTGTACGTAAAGCTCAAAGGTGCAACCGACGCGGTCTTTTGGGCGAAGCGTGGTCTGGGCACGCCGCCGGTGCGGGACCTGGCAGCCGGCTGGAACCTGGTCGGCAACCCGGCAGACCGTGACACGAGAGTGAATGAAGCCCTCTCCAGCATCAGCGGCAGCTACGCGGTGGTGATCAGCCCGGCCGGTTGTAACCAGGCCGACTGGGTCTACACGCCGCAGGCCATAACGATGCCTAATATGGAGGTATTCCGCGGCTACTGGGTCTACATGACCAAAGCCGATAAGTTGGCTGGCCAGGCTATGCCACCGTTGCAGTAGGGGGTAGGTAGAGAATGCGCAGGCAGCGCCACATAAGGCTTCTGAGCATCTTGGTGGTTGCTGCCCTGCTCTTAGCGGTGATGGGCGGGGGGCAGGCCCTCGCGCAGGGCACGCCCCCCGTGCCTGTCCTGCCGCAGAGCTTTTGGGGCAGCGTGAAGGACGCAAGCGGCAACCCGATTCTCTCCGGGACCGTTGAGGTTTGGATGAATGGCGTCAAGCAGGATAGCATCGCCATCGTGAACGGGCAGTACGGCGGCCCCGGTGGTTTTGATGAGAGACTAATCGTTCGAGGGACAAGTGAGGATGTTGGGAAAACCATCGAGTTTTGCGTGAACGGTGTCAAGGCTAACGAGACAGCTAAGTACGCCCCTGGTGAGAAAACCAGGGTCGACCTGACAGTGGCGGTGCCCAGCGACACGGTGCCACCGACGGTTGAAGACACCGACCCCGTCAACGGTGCGGCCAACATACCCGTGAACGCGACTATCACCGTCACCTTCACCGAGGACGTACAGGAAGGGCCGCAGTACGCGGGCATCTCCTTGGTGGACGAGCAGAGTAAACCTGTGACCCTGCAAAAGAGTATCTCCGGCAAGGTTCTGACCCTGAAGCCCGCATCTGACCTGGATTACTACAAGCGCTACACCGTCACCATCCCTGTGGGTGCCGTCAAGGATTTGGCGGGGAACGAGCTGGCCCAGACCTATGTGTTCAGCTTCACCACCGCCGCCCAGCAGGGGGCGAAGGTTGAAATCACCGTGCCGCAAAGCGGCGTGCTCGACAACTTCACCGTGCCGCCGGGAGCCTCCAGCGCGGTTTTGAACCAGAGCGGCGCCCAGCTGGAGATCCCGCAGGGGGCCTTTAGCGGAGCAGCCAGAATCACCTTCAAGCCCGTGGACAAGACAGGGCTCCCAGGGGCCGGATCAATCGGCCAGGTCTTTGAGGTAAAGATCGAGAATGTGACGCTGTCGCAGCCGGTTACTTTGCGCCTGCCCGCGCCGGCAGGAGAGCGGGTGCGGGTGTTCAAGCTGGTAGGCGACCGCTGGGTCAACCTCGGCGGCAAGCTGAATAACGGGTACGTTGAAGTGAGCCTGCAATCCTTCAGCACCTTCACAGCGGCTAACGCCCCGGCGCCTCCCACGGCCAGCCCGGCACCCGGCACCTACACGGGCAGCGTGCAGGTGACCCTTTCAGCGGAATCCGGCGCCACCATACTTTACGGACTGAACGCCGCTCCGCAGAACACCTACACGGCGCCCATAACGCTGACCTCGAGCGCCACCATCCGGGCGGTGGCGGTGAAGGACGCACTCACCAGCGAAGAGATGAGCTTTGCCTACACTGTTACCTCCTCTAGTGGCGGTGGTGGCGGTAGTTCCGGTGGTGGCGGAGGCGGCGGTGGTGGCGCGGTGATACCTTATGTCTCCAACACCGACCCAGCTGATAAAGCCACCGGCGTGCCCGTGGACAAGGAGATAAAGCTGTTGTTCAACGAGACCGTCACCGCAGGCGATGATTTTGCGAAAATCACCTTGAAGGACGCCTCCGGCAATGCGGTGGAAGTGAACGTGCGCATTGACGGGAACGCCCTCTACATTAAGCCCAAGGCGGCGCTGGCCTACGGAGCGACCTACACCGTGGTCATTCCTGCCAAGGCAGTGAAAGACAGCAGCGGTCGCAACTTATCCAGGGACTACATCTTCTCCTTCACCACGGCTAAAGAACAGCAGGAACCGCCCGAGGAGCAGCCCAAGCTTAAGTTCAAGGACATGGCTGGCCACTGGGCGGAGGCCACCGTGGCCAAGCTGGCCGGCATGGGTGTAATCTCCGGCTACCCGGATGGCACTTTCAGGCCGGACAACGAGATCAGCCGGGCTGAAGTTACAGCCATACTAGTACGTGCTCTGAAGCTCGCTCCCGGCAGCGAACAGGACCTCAAATTTAAGGATAATGCCTCGATCCCGGCCTGGGCCAGGGGAGTGGTCGCCGCTGCGGCGAGGGAAGGGCTGGTCAGGGGCTACCCGCAGCCGGACGGCACGGTTACCTTTGAGCCTGACCGGCCGGTTTCCCGGGCCGAAATGGCGGCCCTGGCGGTGAGGATACTGGAGAAGAAGGTCGGCCCTGTTGCGCCTGCCGAGCTGAAGTTTGCCGATACGGGCAGCATCCCGCAGTGGGCGAGGTCGAGCGTGGGAGCTGCGGTGGCCAAGGGCATTGTCGTGGGCTATCCGGATAACACGTTCCGGCCGGATAAACAAGTAACGCGTGCGGAAGCCGCGGCGATGATCCTCCGGCTGCTGGAGGCGGTCGGAAGCAAATAGACAGGGAACGGCGTGGGGCATCGAATTGCCCCGCGATTTTAGGGGTGGTAGAAAACAGGGTTCCGCGTGGTGGCCGGGGTGCCCTCGCTCTGCGAGAGGCGCCCCGGCTTTGCGTGTAGGGCAGGACAGATTCGGGTAATAGAGAAGGGGTGTAAAGTTGCTTAATGGAGCCGGAGCAGGTACAGGTAGTATCAGAACTTTGTAGGGCGACCGTATATTTTTTATCGGCTGTGGGTATGGGAATTTGCTTTTACTGCAGGCGAGGCTGGAAAGGCTCCGGACCAGAGAAATTGCTGCTTTTGGGGCTATTAACTATGGGCACCGGAACTTTTCTTAGCGCTTACTGGAGCAAACTGGGTCTTCCGGAAAGCTGGGGAAGGATCTTGGGTGACCTGGTGCTGGTGAACGCCGGCACGGCAGTTACCATATTAGCTGTGTACCTCCTGACCGTAAAATTCCACCTAGTAGCGCTGGCAATCAAAAAGGAAGCAGATACCGACCCCCTGACAGGCCTTTACAACCGCAGGACTTTTTTCCGGGAACTGGACCGCAGGTTAAAAAGGGGTGGAAGTTTTGCGGTAGCCATTCTGGACGTGGACAACATGAAGCGGGTAAACGACACCTTGGGGCACCAAGTGGGAGACGAGGTTTTGAAGGCGGCTGGAAGGGCAATAAGGAGGAGCACGCGTAAAGAGGACATAGCCGCCCGGTACGGGGGAGACGAGTTTGCAGTGCTGTTTGCTGGCAGGGGACCGCGAGTAGAAGAATTCAAGACCAGGCTGAAAGAGAACCTGGTGGCGGAGCTTCCTCATACCGGGGGTTGCTAACAGCTTGCTGATTTGCCATACTATTATCGGTGATCGCTGGAAATGTCGAAGTACCGCAAGAAGCGCATGTACCGGATTGCCGAAGCGGCAGTCCTGCTCGGCGTTCACAAAGACACCCTGCGCCGCTGGGAAAGGGAAGGAAAGATCAAAGCCGTCTGGCTCGGGCGAGAGCGCCGCTTCCCCGAAGAAGAGATCCGCCGCCTCTTAGGAGAAGCCAACCCCGACACGGTAGTGCTTTACGCCCGGGTATCGGGCCACGACCAGAAAGCGGATCTCCAGCGGCAGGTAGAGGTATTGAGAGAAGCGTACGGCCCCAAATTCTCTAACGTGGTGGTCCTGACCGACGTCGGTTCCGGCCTCTCGACTTCCCGCAGGGGTTTGAGGAAGGCCATGGAACTGGCCCGGGAGAGAAAGATACGTGCCGTCGCCGTCACCTGTCCCGACAGGCTGACGCGCTTCGGCTTCGAGTACCTGGAAGAGTACTTCTCGAGCTTCGGCGTCGAAGTCCTCGTGCTCAACCGGGAAGAAGACAAAAGCCCGCAGCAGGAACTGGTAGAAGACCTTCTCACCATAGTCACCTCTTTTGCAGGCAAGCTCTACGGGCACAGGTCGCACAAGGTAAAAAAGCTTAAGAATGAGGTGAAGGAGGCACTCTCCCGCCTTGATACTGACGACCAGCTTGAGACTCCCTGATGAACTGGTCGAGCCCTTGAAGAACCTCACCGCCCTGGGACTCAAAGTCCAGGAGCGGGTGCTGGCGATGTACTGGTCGCCTGAAGGCCTGGAAGCCGTGGTCTCTTCCCCTGGCAAGGCGTGGAAGCTTTTAGACACACAGCTTTCCCGCCCGCAGGATGTCTACGTCCCCAGCCGCGCGTGGCGCTGCATCCTGGAGTCGGCAGGGCGCATCCTGCGCTCCATGGCCGAGAGAAAACGCATCTTCGAGCTCCTCCTGCCCTACTTCAACGGCAAGGCCAAAGACGCCGCGAAGGAGCTTTACGGCCTGCTCA
It encodes:
- a CDS encoding nucleoside recognition domain-containing protein, producing the protein MAGDVLKGALHNVLIMGTIIFPLMIVLEVLQELPFWQQFSKKLGHRLSWFGMSESTAFPLLVGVIFGLTYSAGIIIEEVRKAKLHHREVLLLNLFLGLTHSVIEDTIIFLALGANLAIILGGRLALTVAIVFLVAKCYNKQAPVRLYLY
- a CDS encoding nucleoside recognition domain-containing protein — translated: MKKTMDGRKVFCRGLCKGAITTWKLVKVTVPIYVTVTLLKHTPFLSWLASLCSPLMHNFGLPGEAALALVMGNVLNIYAAVGVIASLSLSAREVTILGIMLLLSHNLPTESAISAQIGVNPLLMGSFRLATALGVGLLLNLVL
- a CDS encoding dicarboxylate/amino acid:cation symporter; its protein translation is MGKDTKNGANRKRVPLWAQLLVGMVVGIAIGAIWPKFGATLQPVGTAFIKAIKMIVIPLVFSAVTLGVYKMGNDIKQLGRLGILAFAWFYLATSICVALGIGLNAIFHPAAGAALQPTGKLPENLATSIDWVKFLLDIIPDNVIAAMANQKMLPTLFFAICFGLSLAAIGEKSRYITNLLEGILNAMFKLTGGIITTAPIAVAAIMAWIFATQRGSVILGLFKLVGVMYLGVLIVMVLFWIIVSMLGQNPFATTKRILEPLLLAFTTASSEITLPRRMEILEKHGIPDRIVSFVLPLGYSFNLDGAALYQSLAVCFLVEAYGLHLDTPTILTILLTTLIANKGGAGIPAAALVVIATVLTTLGLPIEGIAILAGVDRLMDMGRTAINVFGNTVAALVLHKFSGNQVT
- a CDS encoding nucleoside recognition domain-containing protein; translation: MRPATARALAGSLLVVFFVIMITHPAAVYRGALRGLSIWWEVVFPSLLPFFITTELLLAFGVIHFLGSLLEPLTFRLFRLPGTAAFVLAVGFTSGYPMGAAAAARLKSQGLLTAAEAARLAAFANNSSPLFILVAVAVGIYRLPEMGPFLALVHYGSNLLVGLTFRFFSPAGRPFLPRSRYSLAEGRKLAPLGQTLGEAMRQAVNNLLVIAGFIGLFGVLWELLKDISDWQGGTSLLFGAGAGFLEVTLGIKGVAETALPLKTKVWLTEVWLAWQGLSVIVQVWSFLSQAGVSLLPFLGGRILQIVYASILTLALFPFFASGWSQAAAAHFTFVPSFSWVLLGSTGLCLASFLFLLLLALVIGCCRFRS
- the coaD gene encoding pantetheine-phosphate adenylyltransferase, yielding MRVAVYPGSFDPITNGHLDIIKRACQLFDTLIVAIAENPQKKALFSLEERLEMLHEVLKDLPKVRIDAYRGLTVEYARRQGACAIIRGLRAISDFENEFVMALTNKKLAPEIETLFLMTEAKYSFISSSAVKEVAYYGGCLKDMVPPPVEARLRAKFREIKRLGEE
- the rsmD gene encoding 16S rRNA (guanine(966)-N(2))-methyltransferase RsmD; the encoded protein is MRVIGGEAKRCRLATLKGKDLRPTSERVKEALFNILASQVPGSRFLDLFAGTGGVGIEALSRGAKFAVFVERDPRAVKLIRENLERTGLSNRARVYGRDVLSLLPYLARKKERFDLVYIDPPYQKGYEKKVLQLLAELDLLKTEGLVVVESSARELPPDKVLRLVLKRRERYGDTALSFYALEEEKVCE
- a CDS encoding helix-turn-helix domain-containing protein, which encodes MCSFGNLSMGRKGSKVSNRNTKTPLGAVIMIRFGDTLKQLRQRMGLRQDDVARMVGVERSTVANWERGVKQPSLETLVKLSQLFGVSLDELVGVTEVTTSSPLSRYCSLVSDPLVKLLAERTGVPAKNIAAFIAALQVSGDACSCDR
- a CDS encoding helix-turn-helix transcriptional regulator, which encodes MRSSLRKARLRAGLTQSEVARLVGLTRASYTNIERGHKNPSVVTALRIAQVLNRSVEELFSDEPPAGQAAKREANTTMDKY